A stretch of DNA from Gemmatimonadaceae bacterium:
TGGCGGTAGGTGCGCGGGATGTCGGTGAGGACGAGGATCGGCACGTTGGGGCGCTGCGAAGCGACGATGCGCGCACTGAACCCGCTCTTGGTGAACACGATGAGCACCGGCGCGCGGAGCATGCTCACCGCCGCGGCGCTGGCCGCGGCGATGGCGAATTCGTTGGACACCTCGCCGCCCGGTTCGCGCCACGCCTCACGCGGTTGCGCCCCGCGCTGCCGTTCGATCTCGTGAATGATGCGCGTCATCGCTTCGACGGCCAGCCTCGGGTACCCGCCGGCGGCGGTCTCGGCCGACAGCATCACGGCGTCGGTGCCGTCGAGGATGGCATTGGCGACGTCGCTGGCCTCGGCGCGCGTGGGGCGCGGATGCGTGATCATCGACTCGAGCATCTGCGTGGCGGTGATCACCGGACGGCCGAGCTTGTTGGCGATGGCGATGATGCGCTTCTGCGCGAACGGCACTTCCTCGAACGGGAGTTCCACCCCCAGATCGCCGCGGGCCACCATCACCCCGTCCGACGCCCGCACGATGCTCTCGATGTTCTCGAGCGCCGAGTCCTTCTCGATCTTGGCCACGATGAGGAGATCGCGCGGCAGCAGGCCCCGCAACTCGGTGATGTCCGCGGCGCGGCGCACGAAGCTCTGCGCGACGTATTCGAGCCCCTGCGTGATGGCGAACTGCACGTCCTCGCGGTCCTTGTCCGTGATCGAGGCCGCCGACACCTGCACGCCCGGCAGGTTCATCCCCTTGTGACTCTTGAGGAGCCCACCGTGCAGCACGCGCGCCCG
This window harbors:
- the pyk gene encoding pyruvate kinase, which encodes MTSPPPLPKGFSSTKIVCTLGPATATPEALRGLIDAGMNVARINFSHGTHEQHAETVARVRRVADEANRPIAILGDLQGPRIRIGDLAQPFELREGAEWVLVPEDSAGVGEIPVTYKRLADDVGDGDRILVDDGLLELVVLEVKGRKVRARVLHGGLLKSHKGMNLPGVQVSAASITDKDREDVQFAITQGLEYVAQSFVRRAADITELRGLLPRDLLIVAKIEKDSALENIESIVRASDGVMVARGDLGVELPFEEVPFAQKRIIAIANKLGRPVITATQMLESMITHPRPTRAEASDVANAILDGTDAVMLSAETAAGGYPRLAVEAMTRIIHEIERQRGAQPREAWREPGGEVSNEFAIAAASAAAVSMLRAPVLIVFTKSGFSARIVASQRPNVPILVLTDIPRTYRQLSLLWGVIPELVPHCDTYEAMVQVALNVVRRRGLAQKGDRAIVTAGVPFDVPGTTNTLKVETV